From Sphingobacteriaceae bacterium:
GCGTCGCCCGCCGGGGCTGCGGCGTCCCCGGCCGGGTTGCGGGCCACCTGCACCAGAGCGGGGCGCAGGACCAAGTTGCCCATGCGGTAGCCCGCCTGCAGCTCGGCCATGACGTGATTATCGGGAACGGTGTCGGAATCGGCCTGGAGCATGGCTTCATGCCACTGGGGATCAAAGGGCTTGCCCAGGGCCTCGATGCGCTCCACACCCTGGGCGCTGAGGATGTCCCGGAATTGGCGCAGGATCAAGGCCACCCCTTCCCGCACCTCGTCGTTGTCCCCGGAACCGTCGGCGGCAGCCGCCCGCTCCAGGTTGTCCAGGACGGGCAGCAGTTCCGCCAGCACCTTGGCCGCGGCCCGCTGCTCCATTTGCTGCTGCTCTTCCTGGACGCGCCGCCGGTAATTGAAGAAATCGGCCTGAAGCCGCTGCAGTTGCTCCGTCCGGGCGGCCAGCTGGGCCTCCAACTCGGCCACCTGGGCGGCCCCTTCACCGGCGGCCGTCTCCCCGTCCTGCCCGCCGGGCCCTTCCCCGTCGGTTTCTAAAGATTCTCCCGGCTCCGGGCCGCCGGGGCCCGGCGCCGTATCTTCCCGCTCCACCATGTTCTACCTCCTGGCAAATAAAAATGCCGGGCAATCAACTGGGAATGCCGGCATTGCAACCGTTGCGGCCAGGGTGGGCCGCTGCTACGGCCCCCGGCTCAACGACTCGCTCAGCAACTGGGAAACGGTCTCCACCCACGCGATCATCAGACTGTAGTCCATGCGCCGCGGGCCGATGACGGCCAACTGGCCCAAGGTGCCGTCGCCCATGGCGTAGGTAGTGGTCACCACGCTGCAGTCCTGGATGCCCTCCAAGGGGTTTTCCGAGCCGATGACCACCCGCACGCTGCTTTCAGGAGCCGGGTCCCCCAGCAGGCTCCGCAGCAACCCCTGCCGGCCCACCAGCAGGTGCAGCAGGCGGTGGGCCCGCTCCACATCCTGGAACTCGGGCTGCCGCAGCAGGTTGGCGGCGCCGCTGGCGTACAGGCGGGCGTCCACGTCATCGGTCTCCTCGGCCCGCAGCAGTTCCAGCACCTGGTCCAGCACCGCCCGGTACCCGGCCAGTTCCAAGGCCAGATCCAGCAGGGCGCCCCGGCTCAGGGTCCCCAGGGTGTGCCCCTTCAGATGGCTGCTCAAGACTCGGGAAATGTGGGCCAGTTCCGCCGCGTCCATCTCCTGGGGCAGGTCGATGATGCGGCTTTCCACCAGCCCCTCGTCGGTGACCAGTACGAGAACCGCCTGCCGCCCCCGCATGGGCACTAGGTGCAGGCCGTTCAAGGTGGTCTGGTGTCGGGCGGGCACCTGGACCACCGAGAAGTATTCGGTCACCTCCGACAGGATATGGGCCGTCAGGCGGATGCGGCCCTCGATCTCCCGGGCCGCGGCCCGGTACAGGGACCTTACCCGCTCCAGCTCCTTCTGGGGAGGGCTGATGCTGGTCATCAACTGATCCACAAACAGCCGGTAGCCCTGGTCGGTGGGGATGCGCCCCGCCGAGGTGTGGGGCTGCTCCAGCAGGCCCATGGCCTCCAAATCGGCCATCTCGTTGCGGATGGTAGCGGGGCTGACACCCAAGCCGTACTTCCGGGCCAAGGTGCGGGAACCGACGGGCTCTGCCGTGGCCACGTAGTCCACTACCACATAGCGGAGGATGTCCATTTTGCGCGTATCCAGCCTTGGCATGCGGTCCCACATTGTTTCATCACCGGTAGGATATTGATGCATTAGCACTCATGCCCCGGGAGTGCTAAAGGTCAAGTTCAAAATAGCACTGGGGACGAGATGCTGTCAACGCCGCACACCCGGGCCCCTCCTGCATACTTATGCACTGACGAAGCACCAATATTCCGTGGCGGCGGTTCTTGCCCGGACCGGCCCTTCAAGGTATAGTATTGTGGACTGCCTGCGGGGCTCCGGCCCTATGTAGGGAAAGAAACGGGCCAATTCCCCGCCGCCGGCCGGGGGGGCTGCCCGTCCTGCCGCCCCGGGGACCGGTGCCGCAGCAGGTCAAACCTTCGTATTATTATGCATCAGCGGGAGGTCTCCCCCATGGCTCAACGGAGCCCCACAGAGCATGACCCGGCGAAGGGCGCACCGACGTTCCTCCGCAAGGTCATGGTCATTGGCTCCGGGCCCATCGTCATCGGCCAGGCCGCCGAATTCGACTACGCCGGCAGCCAGGCATGCCGCAGCCTCCGGGACGCGGGCCTGTCGGTGGTTCTCCTCAACTCCAACCCCGCCACCATCATGACCGATCTGAACATGGCCGATGCCGTCTACTTGGAACCGTTGACCTTGGAAGCGGCGGCGGCCGTCATCGAAAAGGAGCGGCCCCAAGGGCTGCTGCCCACCCTGGGTGGACAAGTGGGGTTGAATCTGGCCGTGGAACTGGCCGACGCCGGCGTCTTGGACCGCTTTCAGGTCCAACTGCTGGGCACCCCCCTGGAGACCATCCGCATGGCTGAGGATCGCCAGCGCTTCAAGGAAACCATGGCGGGCCTGGGCCAGCCCCTGCCCCGGTCCGATGTAGCCCGGTCGGTGGACGAGGCCTTGGCTTTTGCCGCGGAAACGGGCTATCCCGTCATCGTGCGGCCGGCCTTCACCTTGGGCGGCACCGGGGGCGGCTTCGCCGCCGATCCCGAGGAACTGGCGGCCGTTGCCCGCCGGGGCCTGCGCCTCTCCCCGGTGCAGCAGGTATTGGTGGAAGAGAGCGTGGCCGGCTGGAAGGAAATCGAGTACGAAGTGCTGCGGGACCGCCGGGGAGCGGCCATCATCATCTGCGGCATGGAAAACGTGGACCCCTGCGGCGTCCACACGGGCGACAGCATCGTCACGGCGCCCATCCTCACCCTCAGCCGGGAGATGCAGCAGCGGCTGGAAGAGGCGGCCCTGGCCATCATCAACACCTTGGGCATCGAAGGCGGCTGCAATGTGCAGTTCGCCGTCCATCCCAGGGAGGAACGGTATGTGGTGCTGGAAGTGAACCCCCGGGTGAGCCGCTCCAGCGCCCTGGCCTCTAAGGCCACCGGCTTCCCCATCGCCAAGGTGGCCGCCTTGATCGCCACGGGCCGGACCCTGGCCGACCTGCCCCATCCCGGCGGCCGGGGCACCCTGGCGGAATACTACCCTCATTTTGACTATGTGGTTGTGAAGATCCCCCGCTGGCCCTTCGACAAGTTCCACGCCGCCGACCGGCGCCTGGGCTCCCAGATGAAGGCCACGGGCGAAGTCATGGCCGTGGGCGACACCTTCAAGAGCGCCCTCCTCAAGGCCGTCCGCTCCTTGGAACTGGGGGTGGACGCCTTCCACTCGGCCCGTGCCGCCGGCCTCACCGACGCCCAGGTGGAGCAGGAGTTGGTGGAGGCCACCGATGACCGGCTTTTCGTGGCGGCCGAAGCCCTGCGGCGGGGCATGCCCCCGGACCGGGCCGCCGCCTTGAGCGGCATCGACCCGTGGTTCATCCAGCAGTTGATGGACATCGTCCGCCTGGAGCGGCGCCTGGCGGCGGCCCCCGCCGTGGACGACCAACTGCTGGCCGAGGCGGTCCGGGCGGGCATGGGGGACGAGCATATCGCCCGGGTCCTGCAGGTGCAGCCCGGCGAGATCACCCGGCGCCGCCAGGAGCAGGGGCTGCAGCCCCGCTACCGGGGCATCGGCAGCGGCAACGGGGATCAGCCCGCCGGCGCCACACCCTACTATTACTCCACCTACTCGGACCGGACGGGCACCGCGCCTGAAGGGAGCGAAAGGCCCCGGGTGCTGGTGCTGGGGGCGGGCCCCATCCGCATCGGCCAGGGCATCGAGTTCGACTACTGCACCGTCCACGCCGTCTGGGCTTTGCAGCGGGCGGGCTATGAGGCCCTCATCATCAACAACAACCCCGAGACCGTCAGCACCGACTTCGACACGGCGGACCGGCTGTTTTTCGAGCCTTTGGCCCTGGACGACGTCCTCAACGTCATCCAGGACCAGAAGCCCATGGGCGTGGTCACCCAGTTCGGCGGCCAGACGGCTATCAACCTGGCGGGCCCCCTGGCCCAGCGGGGCGTCCCCTTGCTGGGCAGCCCCATCGACGCCATCGACGCCGCCGAAGACCGGGACAAGATGGACCGCCTGCTTCAGGAACTGAACATCCCCCGCCCGGCGGGCGGCACCGCCGCCAACCCCGCCGAGGCCGCCGCCCTGGCCCAAGCCATCGGCTACCCCGTCATGGTGCGGCCCTCCTATGTCCTGGGGGGCAGGGGGATGGAGGTGGTCCACGACCCCGACGACCTGGCCGCCTACATCACCACGGCGGCCCGGGTGACCCCCGATCATCCCCTGTGGGTGGACGCCTTCGTGGCCGGCCGCGAGGTGGAAGTGGACGCGGTTTGCGACGGTGAACAAGTGCTGCTGCCGGGCATCATGGAGCATGTGGAGCGGGCGGGGGTCCACTCGGGCGACAGCACCGCCGTCTACCCGCCCCGCACCTTGAGCCCCGAAGTGCAGGAGGTGCTGGTGGACTACACCACCCGCATCGCCCTGCGCCTGGGGATCGTCGGACTGTTGAACATCCAGTTCGTAGTGGACGGTCAAGGAAAGGTGCACGTGCTGGAAGTGAATCCCCGGGCCAGCCGGACGGTGCCCTTCCTGAGCAAGGTGACGGGCGTGCCCATGGTGGAGCTGGCCACCCGGGCCATGCTGGGGGAGAAGCTCTCCCAGATGGGCTACAGCGGCGGCCTGCTGCCCACCCCCGGCTTTTATGCCGTGAAGATGCCCGTCTTTTCGTGGGCCAAGCTGCCCGACGTGGACGTGGCCCTGGGCCCGGAGATGAAGTCCACCGGTGAAGCCATCGGCTTGGACACCCGGTACGGCCCCGCCCTATACCGGGCCTTCGAGTCCGCCGGCTTCCACGTGCCCCACCGGGGCACCCTGCTGGCCAGCATCGCCGACCGGGACAAAGAAGAAGCCCTGCCCGTCATCCGCCGCTTCGCCGCCCTGGGCTTCCGCCTCCTGGCTACGGGCGGCACCGCCGCGTTCCTTCAGAGCAAGGGCCTCACCGTTACCAGGGTGGCCAAATTAGATGAAGGACGGCCCCATCTGGTGGACCACATCCGATCCGGGGCCGTGGACTTGGTGCTCAATACCATGACCCAAGGCCGCCGCCCCCAGCGGGACGGCTTCCGCATCCGCCGGGCCTCCACGGAGCACGCCATTCCGTGTATGACCTCATTGGATACGGCCGCGGCCTTGGTGGAGGCTTTGGAATCGGTGGCCGGCAGCAGCCCCCAGAAGACCGTCCGGCCCCTCCACCAATACCTGGCCCACCATCCGGCGGCCGGCTCGGCTATGCCTTCGCAGGCATAGGCCGGGTGATGCCCGACATGGGCTCGCCCAGATCCTCCGATACCTTTGCCACCAGCTCCGCATCCATGTAGTTGGCCGTGGCCTGGACGATGGCCCGGGCCCGCTTCACGGGATCCCCCGACTTGAAGATGCCGGAGCCGACGAAGATGCCGTCGCACCCCAACTGCATCATGAGGGCCGCATCGGCGGGGGTGGCGATGCCGCCGGCGGCGAAGTTGACCACCGGCAGGCGGCCCTGGCGCCGCACTTCCCGCAGCAGTTCCAAGGACACCGCCATCTCCTTGGCCAGGGTGGACAATTCGGCCTCGGAGGCGTTGAGCACCCGGCGCAGTTCGGCGGTCACCGTGCGCATGTGACGCACCGCTTCAGCCACGTCGCCCGTGCCCGGCTCCCCCTTGGTGCGGATCATGGCCGCCCCTTCGGCGATGCGCCGCAGGGCCTCGCCCAGGTTGCGGGCGCCGCACACAAAGGGCGTGTTGAACTGGTGCTTGTCGATGTAGAACTCGTGGTCGGTGGGGGTCAAGACTTCGCTCTCGTCGATGCAGTCCACGCCAACGGCCTCCAGCACCTGGGCCTCGGCGAAATGGCCGATGCGGCACTTGGCCATGACGGGGATGGAAACGGCGTCCATGATGGCCCGGATGCGGACGGGGTCGGCCATCCGGGCGATGCCGCCGGCGGCGCGAATGTCGGCGGGCACCTTCTCCAAGGCCATGACGGCCACGGCCCCGGCTTCTTCCGCTATCCGGGCTTCTTCAGGAGTAGTCACGTCCATGATGACGCCGCCCTTGAGGGGGGCTATGCTTTCTACTTTTTTCAGCCATGCCGCCTGCCGGCTTTGGCGATCCTCCATCAGCGGTACCTCCCCTAAAAAATTTCGCCCCACACCTAGGGCGGGGGACAGGGGGTGTCGGTCAGCCGTCTTAGGTGCGGCTGATAATCAGCATACCATTCTCTTTTGCCGAAAGGAATCGGGCCGGCGGGGCCGGTTGAGCCCGGGCTCAGGCCAGGAACTCGGCCCAGACGTTGTTGGCCACCATCAGGCCTTCCCGGGTCAGGCGCAGGTGGTCGTCCACCACCGCCACCCAGCCCCGGCGCCGGCAGTAGGCCAGGGCATCCCGGAAAACGGCGGTCGGCTCCCGGCCGAAGCGCCGGCGGAAGGCGTCCAGGTCCAGCCCCCGGAGGAGGCGGGTGCCCAGGAGGACCATCTCCCCCATGGCGGTGCGCTCATCCCGGGGCTCGTCCCGCTGGGCCACGGGCAGGCGCCCCGCCCGCACCGCCTCGGTGTAAGGCCGGAGAAAGCCCGCGTTGGCCCAGCGGCGGCCGCCCCAGAAGGACCACGCCCCCGCCCCCAGGCCCAAGTACTCGAGAAAGTGCCATACCGCCAGGTTGTGCTCTGCGTACTTGCCGTCCCGGGCGAAGTTGGAAATCTCGTAATGGTCGTAGCCCGCCGCCGCCAGCCGGTCCATGGCCGTCTCGTACATGGCCGCCTCCTCTTCCTCCCCGGGCCGGGGCAGCCGGTTTTCCCGCTCCCACCGCCAGAAGGTGGTGCGGGGCTCCACCTGCAGCCCGTAGACGGACACGTGATCGGGGGGCGGGTCCAGACGGAGCAGGGTGGTCAAGGTCTCTTCCCATTGGGCCAAGGTTTGACCCGGCAAACCGAACATGAGGTCCACGTTGATGTTGGTGAAGCCGGCCTCCCGGGCCTGCCGGTAGGCCCTCAGGGCGGCGGCGGCATCGTGGTTGCGGCCCAGGCGGCTCAGCAGGTCGTCCTGGAAGGCCTGGACGCCCATGCTGAGGCGGTTGACCCCGGCCCGCCGCCAGGCCACCAAGGCTTCGGGGCTTACGTCTTCAGGGTTGGCTTCCAAGGTGATTTCCGCCCCGGGCAGTATGGACAGCCGGCGGCCCAGCCCCTCCAGGAGGCGCACCACCCCTGCCGGCGGCAGCCGGGAGGGGGTGCCGCCGCCCAGAAACACCGTGTGGAAGGTGGCGCCGGCCACTTGGGGATCCCGGCGGTGCAGATCGGCTTCCGCCAGCACGTCGTCCACATAGGCGGCGATGCGGTCGGGGCCCTTGATGACGTAGGCGTTGAAATCACAGTAGAAGCACTTGCGGGCGCAGAAGGGAATGTGGACATACAAGCCCGGGCCCACAGGCCTCAGCCCCTCAATCCCGGTCCACCCGCAGGACGGCCATGAAGGCTTCCTGGGGTATTTCCACGCTGCCGATCTGCTTCATGCGGCGTTTGCCTTCCTTTTGCCGCTCCAG
This genomic window contains:
- the grpE gene encoding nucleotide exchange factor GrpE, with translation MVEREDTAPGPGGPEPGESLETDGEGPGGQDGETAAGEGAAQVAELEAQLAARTEQLQRLQADFFNYRRRVQEEQQQMEQRAAAKVLAELLPVLDNLERAAAADGSGDNDEVREGVALILRQFRDILSAQGVERIEALGKPFDPQWHEAMLQADSDTVPDNHVMAELQAGYRMGNLVLRPALVQVARNPAGDAAAPAGDAPAEPGETAEPEEKAGE
- the pdxS gene encoding pyridoxal 5'-phosphate synthase lyase subunit PdxS, producing the protein MEDRQSRQAAWLKKVESIAPLKGGVIMDVTTPEEARIAEEAGAVAVMALEKVPADIRAAGGIARMADPVRIRAIMDAVSIPVMAKCRIGHFAEAQVLEAVGVDCIDESEVLTPTDHEFYIDKHQFNTPFVCGARNLGEALRRIAEGAAMIRTKGEPGTGDVAEAVRHMRTVTAELRRVLNASEAELSTLAKEMAVSLELLREVRRQGRLPVVNFAAGGIATPADAALMMQLGCDGIFVGSGIFKSGDPVKRARAIVQATANYMDAELVAKVSEDLGEPMSGITRPMPAKA
- the carB gene encoding carbamoyl-phosphate synthase large subunit is translated as MAQRSPTEHDPAKGAPTFLRKVMVIGSGPIVIGQAAEFDYAGSQACRSLRDAGLSVVLLNSNPATIMTDLNMADAVYLEPLTLEAAAAVIEKERPQGLLPTLGGQVGLNLAVELADAGVLDRFQVQLLGTPLETIRMAEDRQRFKETMAGLGQPLPRSDVARSVDEALAFAAETGYPVIVRPAFTLGGTGGGFAADPEELAAVARRGLRLSPVQQVLVEESVAGWKEIEYEVLRDRRGAAIIICGMENVDPCGVHTGDSIVTAPILTLSREMQQRLEEAALAIINTLGIEGGCNVQFAVHPREERYVVLEVNPRVSRSSALASKATGFPIAKVAALIATGRTLADLPHPGGRGTLAEYYPHFDYVVVKIPRWPFDKFHAADRRLGSQMKATGEVMAVGDTFKSALLKAVRSLELGVDAFHSARAAGLTDAQVEQELVEATDDRLFVAAEALRRGMPPDRAAALSGIDPWFIQQLMDIVRLERRLAAAPAVDDQLLAEAVRAGMGDEHIARVLQVQPGEITRRRQEQGLQPRYRGIGSGNGDQPAGATPYYYSTYSDRTGTAPEGSERPRVLVLGAGPIRIGQGIEFDYCTVHAVWALQRAGYEALIINNNPETVSTDFDTADRLFFEPLALDDVLNVIQDQKPMGVVTQFGGQTAINLAGPLAQRGVPLLGSPIDAIDAAEDRDKMDRLLQELNIPRPAGGTAANPAEAAALAQAIGYPVMVRPSYVLGGRGMEVVHDPDDLAAYITTAARVTPDHPLWVDAFVAGREVEVDAVCDGEQVLLPGIMEHVERAGVHSGDSTAVYPPRTLSPEVQEVLVDYTTRIALRLGIVGLLNIQFVVDGQGKVHVLEVNPRASRTVPFLSKVTGVPMVELATRAMLGEKLSQMGYSGGLLPTPGFYAVKMPVFSWAKLPDVDVALGPEMKSTGEAIGLDTRYGPALYRAFESAGFHVPHRGTLLASIADRDKEEALPVIRRFAALGFRLLATGGTAAFLQSKGLTVTRVAKLDEGRPHLVDHIRSGAVDLVLNTMTQGRRPQRDGFRIRRASTEHAIPCMTSLDTAAALVEALESVAGSSPQKTVRPLHQYLAHHPAAGSAMPSQA
- the hrcA gene encoding heat-inducible transcriptional repressor HrcA, whose translation is MDILRYVVVDYVATAEPVGSRTLARKYGLGVSPATIRNEMADLEAMGLLEQPHTSAGRIPTDQGYRLFVDQLMTSISPPQKELERVRSLYRAAAREIEGRIRLTAHILSEVTEYFSVVQVPARHQTTLNGLHLVPMRGRQAVLVLVTDEGLVESRIIDLPQEMDAAELAHISRVLSSHLKGHTLGTLSRGALLDLALELAGYRAVLDQVLELLRAEETDDVDARLYASGAANLLRQPEFQDVERAHRLLHLLVGRQGLLRSLLGDPAPESSVRVVIGSENPLEGIQDCSVVTTTYAMGDGTLGQLAVIGPRRMDYSLMIAWVETVSQLLSESLSRGP
- the hemW gene encoding radical SAM family heme chaperone HemW, which translates into the protein MGPGLYVHIPFCARKCFYCDFNAYVIKGPDRIAAYVDDVLAEADLHRRDPQVAGATFHTVFLGGGTPSRLPPAGVVRLLEGLGRRLSILPGAEITLEANPEDVSPEALVAWRRAGVNRLSMGVQAFQDDLLSRLGRNHDAAAALRAYRQAREAGFTNINVDLMFGLPGQTLAQWEETLTTLLRLDPPPDHVSVYGLQVEPRTTFWRWERENRLPRPGEEEEAAMYETAMDRLAAAGYDHYEISNFARDGKYAEHNLAVWHFLEYLGLGAGAWSFWGGRRWANAGFLRPYTEAVRAGRLPVAQRDEPRDERTAMGEMVLLGTRLLRGLDLDAFRRRFGREPTAVFRDALAYCRRRGWVAVVDDHLRLTREGLMVANNVWAEFLA